DNA sequence from the Cellulophaga sp. HaHaR_3_176 genome:
GATAGATGAAATAATAGCTTATGTAAGTACTTTTTTTACATTAAAAAAAGGAGATATAATTTTTACAGGCACACCATCTGGTGTTGGTAAAATAGAAACTAATGATTATCTTTCAGGTACAATAGAAGGTGAAGAGTTGTTTAATTTGAATATTAAATAGGAAATGATATATAGTCTGGATAAAATTAATGAGTTGGCGGATGGTGATAATGAGTTTATTCAATCTGTAGTTTCTGTATTCCTTGAAGAAGTTCCTTTAGATTTAAAAGAACTAGAAGTTGCTATAAATCAAAAAAATTATGAATCTATTTATCAATTGGCTCATAAGATAAAACCTAATGTAGATTTGTTAGGAATGGAGCAAACTCGTGCTGCTGCTTTTGAGATTGAAAGCTTGGGTAAAAAAGGCAACTCTGGTGAAGAGATTGATAAGATATTTCCAATCTTAAAAAAAGATATTTATCAAGTGGTTTCTGAGTTAAAAAAAGACTTTGAATTATA
Encoded proteins:
- a CDS encoding Hpt domain-containing protein, which gives rise to MIYSLDKINELADGDNEFIQSVVSVFLEEVPLDLKELEVAINQKNYESIYQLAHKIKPNVDLLGMEQTRAAAFEIESLGKKGNSGEEIDKIFPILKKDIYQVVSELKKDFEL